In Candidatus Angelobacter sp., a single window of DNA contains:
- a CDS encoding anti-sigma regulatory factor codes for MAAEAAVQIQGDTDIVGARQKGRMLAATLGFSSSELTLIATAISELARNIVLYAKQGEIILRLVERGGQRGIMVRAKDQGPGIPDIRRALQGGFSTSRSLGLGLAGVRRLMDEFEIESRVGFGTTVTARKWKR; via the coding sequence GTGGCGGCTGAGGCAGCGGTCCAGATACAGGGGGACACGGATATCGTGGGGGCGCGGCAAAAAGGCCGGATGCTTGCAGCCACGCTTGGGTTTTCGTCGAGCGAGCTAACATTGATTGCGACGGCGATTTCAGAGTTGGCGCGAAATATTGTTCTATACGCCAAACAGGGGGAAATCATTCTTCGATTGGTGGAGCGTGGCGGGCAGCGGGGAATTATGGTTCGCGCGAAGGATCAAGGTCCCGGGATTCCGGATATTCGAAGAGCGCTGCAAGGCGGCTTTTCAACCTCACGAAGTCTGGGTCTTGGTTTGGCCGGCGTTCGCCGGTTGATGGACGAATTTGAGATCGAGTCGAGAGTTGGGTTTGGCACCACGGTGACGGCGCGGAAATGGAAAAGATAA
- a CDS encoding ATP-binding protein, whose product MAGLQSDYERALGGYLRQGDETALKQAYEFGRRALAEGHGILDMVVLYQGALEAKVRENPNPDVVRRAGAFFVETMSPFEMTHRAFGEANATLRRLNEALEGETRRIARALHDESGQLLAAVHIQLQDAARDLPAVKRGRIREVETLLEQIEEQLRHFSHELRPAILDDYGLVPALQSLAEKFTKRFGTPATVDGKLGQRSTATLEAAMYRVAQEALNNIARHAKASRVNIQLWQNAGEFHCCIRDDGVGFDPASLGTGDGSTLGLQGMRERIHALGGTLQVKSAPQKGTEIQITVPMEA is encoded by the coding sequence GTGGCGGGATTACAGAGTGACTATGAGAGGGCCCTTGGCGGTTACTTGCGACAGGGCGACGAAACTGCCCTGAAGCAGGCGTACGAATTCGGGCGGCGCGCGCTCGCAGAGGGACATGGAATTCTCGACATGGTGGTTTTGTATCAGGGCGCCCTGGAGGCGAAGGTGCGCGAGAATCCGAATCCGGACGTGGTACGGCGCGCGGGTGCGTTTTTTGTCGAGACAATGTCACCGTTTGAGATGACGCACCGCGCTTTCGGCGAGGCGAACGCCACATTGCGACGCCTAAACGAAGCGCTCGAGGGCGAAACTCGCCGGATTGCTCGCGCTCTTCATGACGAGTCCGGTCAACTCCTGGCAGCTGTTCATATTCAATTGCAGGACGCGGCGCGAGATCTGCCTGCGGTGAAGCGCGGACGGATTCGCGAGGTAGAAACGCTCTTGGAGCAAATCGAAGAACAATTGCGGCACTTCTCGCACGAGCTCCGACCAGCCATTCTGGACGATTACGGGCTCGTGCCCGCTCTGCAGTCGCTTGCCGAAAAATTCACAAAACGCTTTGGAACACCCGCAACCGTGGATGGCAAACTCGGGCAACGTTCAACAGCCACACTCGAAGCGGCGATGTACCGCGTGGCGCAGGAAGCGCTCAACAATATTGCCAGGCATGCCAAAGCATCCCGCGTGAACATACAGCTCTGGCAAAACGCGGGAGAGTTTCATTGTTGTATTCGTGACGACGGAGTTGGGTTTGATCCGGCCTCGTTGGGAACTGGAGACGGCAGCACGCTCGGTCTGCAGGGGATGCGCGAAAGGATTCATGCCCTCGGCGGTACATTGCAAGTCAAATCTGCACCACAGAAGGGAACTGAGATACAGATAACGGTTCCCATGGAGGCTTAG
- a CDS encoding response regulator transcription factor, whose product MPIQVILADDHQIVRQSLKVLLEREGLKIVGEASNGQEAVKIAEALHPDVAVLDVSMSVLNGIDAAKEIQKVSPQTKTVFLTVHDEDPYLLDALRVGAKGYVVKTHAAENLVQAIREASRGGVYLSPEVSRAVVQAYQNRTELSSEPLSPRERQVLQLIAEGKTTKEVAGVLNISVKTAETHRTRLMEKLDIHETAGLVRYAIRRGLVQA is encoded by the coding sequence ATGCCCATACAGGTAATACTTGCGGACGATCATCAAATAGTGCGGCAATCGTTGAAGGTCTTGTTAGAGCGGGAAGGCTTGAAAATTGTTGGCGAGGCATCGAACGGACAAGAGGCGGTCAAAATCGCGGAAGCCTTGCACCCGGATGTAGCCGTACTGGACGTAAGCATGTCCGTGCTTAACGGCATTGATGCCGCAAAGGAAATTCAAAAGGTGTCGCCGCAGACGAAGACGGTTTTTCTTACGGTTCATGACGAGGACCCCTATCTCTTGGACGCGCTGCGAGTAGGCGCGAAAGGATATGTCGTAAAGACACATGCCGCCGAGAATTTGGTGCAGGCAATTCGCGAAGCATCCCGGGGTGGTGTCTATTTGAGCCCTGAAGTTTCTCGCGCTGTCGTGCAGGCGTACCAGAACAGGACAGAGCTATCTTCGGAGCCACTTAGCCCCCGTGAGCGACAAGTGCTCCAGTTGATCGCCGAAGGAAAGACTACGAAGGAAGTGGCAGGCGTCCTAAACATCAGCGTGAAGACAGCGGAAACGCACCGCACGCGCCTCATGGAGAAACTCGACATCCACGAGACTGCGGGTTTGGTGCGGTACGCCATCCGACGAGGCCTTGTTCAGGCCTAG
- a CDS encoding SpoIIE family protein phosphatase — translation MEKIKGLPLDCGIAAQTLPGQNESGDKYVIIQSSAEALVAVIDGLGHGEDAASAARIAAEALQENAGLPVIPLLRICHQKLRDTRGVVMSIATFNPMESTVSWLGVGNVEGVLLHRDSYGTVSRELLSLRGGVVGDQLPNLITSILPVSRGDTLVFATDGVRNDFVDGITVGDPVQRTAENILAHHARGTDDALVLVVRYSGLQKEAARGGITE, via the coding sequence ATGGAAAAGATAAAAGGATTACCGCTCGACTGCGGCATCGCGGCGCAGACATTGCCCGGCCAAAATGAAAGCGGCGACAAATACGTGATCATCCAATCTTCTGCGGAGGCGTTAGTTGCGGTGATAGATGGATTGGGACACGGGGAAGATGCGGCGAGTGCGGCCAGAATCGCGGCAGAAGCCTTGCAAGAGAATGCCGGACTGCCGGTCATCCCGTTGCTCCGGATATGCCACCAGAAGTTACGCGACACGCGAGGCGTGGTGATGAGCATCGCCACGTTTAATCCCATGGAGAGCACGGTGTCATGGTTAGGTGTCGGAAATGTTGAGGGAGTGCTGCTGCACAGAGATTCCTACGGTACCGTAAGCCGAGAACTCTTGTCGTTGCGTGGGGGAGTTGTCGGTGACCAATTGCCGAATCTCATCACCAGCATTCTTCCCGTTTCGCGCGGCGACACGCTTGTCTTTGCTACAGATGGAGTACGCAACGATTTCGTCGACGGAATAACGGTGGGCGATCCAGTCCAGCGTACGGCCGAAAATATTTTGGCGCATCACGCGCGGGGAACGGATGACGCTCTGGTTCTTGTAGTCCGGTATTCCGGGCTTCAGAAGGAGGCAGCCCGTGGCGGGATTACAGAGTGA
- a CDS encoding sigma-54 dependent transcriptional regulator produces the protein MSVSPRVISFKETPLGTQEIPLTFAPSEELRFTLSPAMGDLRQQVDRVAQVDVPVLLLGESGVGKEFVARALHARSLRSQRTFLKVNCAALPSELLESELFGYEAGAFTGAVKSKPGQFELCEHGTILLDEIGEMPPTLQAKLLHVLQDQQFSRLGGRRTLTVDVRILAATNIDIQKALNEKLFRPDLYYRLNTITLRIPALRERREDIPLFLDYFMKHLSAQLHRPQRRFSKRLMDGCLKYSWPGNVRELKNFVCRYLVLADDEAALAELRERKAERAEQLSAEPGLRQLV, from the coding sequence ATGAGTGTTTCGCCCCGCGTAATTTCCTTCAAGGAGACACCTTTAGGAACGCAAGAAATCCCGTTGACGTTCGCGCCCTCAGAAGAACTGCGATTTACGCTCAGTCCCGCGATGGGAGACTTGCGCCAACAGGTCGACCGTGTTGCTCAAGTAGATGTTCCCGTGCTCCTGCTTGGGGAATCAGGAGTGGGAAAAGAGTTTGTAGCCCGGGCTCTGCATGCTCGCTCTCTCCGGTCGCAGAGAACATTTTTGAAAGTGAATTGCGCGGCGTTACCTTCAGAACTATTGGAGAGTGAGCTTTTCGGATATGAGGCCGGCGCTTTTACAGGAGCGGTGAAATCGAAGCCAGGTCAATTTGAACTCTGCGAGCATGGAACGATTCTGCTCGACGAGATTGGTGAGATGCCCCCCACGCTCCAAGCCAAGCTTTTGCACGTCCTGCAAGATCAGCAGTTTTCACGGTTGGGCGGACGACGCACCCTGACCGTGGACGTGCGCATCTTGGCGGCTACGAACATCGATATCCAGAAAGCTTTGAACGAAAAGCTATTCCGTCCGGACCTCTATTATCGCTTGAATACCATCACCCTTCGAATTCCTGCGCTGCGCGAACGCCGTGAAGATATTCCATTGTTTCTTGACTACTTCATGAAACACCTGTCAGCTCAGCTGCACCGGCCGCAGAGGCGATTTTCGAAGCGCCTTATGGATGGATGTCTGAAGTACTCTTGGCCCGGCAATGTGCGCGAACTGAAAAATTTTGTCTGCAGGTATTTGGTTTTGGCTGACGACGAAGCAGCGCTTGCGGAACTCCGAGAACGCAAGGCCGAACGCGCGGAACAGCTGAGTGCCGAGCCCGGTTTAAGGCAGCTCGTC
- a CDS encoding STAS domain-containing protein, whose amino-acid sequence MEVPILKQGPYLIASIQSALSDADLLQLRDAIVQQVGMFRSRGVIVDVTALDVMDSFATRTLRDITFMIRLRGAETVIVGIQPDVAFTMVQLGLKLEGVPTALDLEEGIAFLDKKGPTAGKEASARGR is encoded by the coding sequence GTGGAAGTTCCGATCCTCAAACAAGGTCCCTACCTCATCGCGTCGATTCAATCCGCGCTGTCTGACGCGGACTTGCTTCAGTTGCGCGACGCGATCGTGCAGCAGGTGGGAATGTTTCGTTCTCGCGGAGTCATTGTGGACGTGACTGCTCTGGACGTGATGGATTCATTCGCCACACGCACCCTCCGGGACATCACGTTCATGATTCGCTTACGCGGAGCCGAAACGGTGATCGTTGGCATACAACCGGACGTTGCTTTTACGATGGTGCAATTGGGTCTCAAGTTGGAGGGTGTACCGACAGCATTGGACCTGGAAGAAGGTATCGCGTTCCTCGACAAGAAGGGCCCGACCGCCGGGAAGGAAGCGAGCGCCCGTGGACGGTGA